The proteins below come from a single Ignavibacteria bacterium genomic window:
- the rpsT gene encoding 30S ribosomal protein S20, which translates to MAHHKSAKKRIKVSEKRKVENKAAVSKIKTLVKKVLSTEDVTEVGTSYTEAVSLIDKNVCKGRLHKNTAARRKSALTRHLNTLNSAAATATKAE; encoded by the coding sequence ATGGCTCATCATAAGTCAGCGAAAAAAAGAATTAAGGTCAGCGAAAAAAGAAAAGTTGAGAATAAAGCTGCGGTTTCAAAAATTAAAACTTTAGTTAAGAAAGTTTTATCCACTGAAGATGTAACTGAAGTCGGCACAAGTTACACAGAAGCAGTTTCTCTTATTGATAAGAATGTCTGCAAAGGCAGATTGCACAAGAATACCGCTGCCAGAAGAAAATCTGCATTAACCAGGCACTTAAATACATTAAATTCTGCTGCTGCAACTGCTACAAAAGCAGAATAA
- a CDS encoding helix-turn-helix transcriptional regulator, which translates to MEKQTIIGENLRAFREKMGLSQQEVADFLGIQRANISYYETEARNIPLKHLESLADLFGVELADLLEENPSQKNVNIAFAFRTGTLNSRDLEAIAGFRKIVKNYIKLTNIERKHAVKAGY; encoded by the coding sequence ATGGAAAAACAGACTATTATTGGGGAAAATCTTAGGGCATTTCGCGAGAAAATGGGATTGTCGCAGCAGGAGGTGGCAGATTTTCTTGGAATTCAACGGGCAAATATCAGCTATTATGAAACCGAGGCAAGAAATATACCCCTCAAACACCTTGAAAGCTTGGCTGACCTCTTTGGGGTCGAACTGGCAGACCTCCTGGAAGAAAACCCTTCTCAGAAAAATGTAAATATTGCTTTTGCTTTCAGAACCGGTACTTTGAATAGCCGGGATTTGGAGGCTATTGCGGGTTTTAGAAAAATTGTGAAGAACTATATTAAGCTTACTAATATTGAGAGAAAACATGCAGTCAAAGCTGGCTATTAA
- a CDS encoding PAS domain S-box protein — protein METEKLKVLLIEDNLGDARLISEMISDVAGSKIQIDHAFRLSTGLERLSKCQFDAILLDLGLPDSTGLDTLRKVHARAGSVPIIIMTYNEGEEIGLKAMQTGAQDYLIKLQIDGVLLVRSLRYAIERMKSEEKLMESEDRFRVTFEQAAVGIAHVDLNGKWIRVNQKFCSMMGYTVYELLLLSMDDVTYPADIQTVLELKEKLLSGEIKSCTLEKRFLRKDGSVLWASLTASLYCGQNGEAKYYIIVAEDVTERKHSERKHSETIQLLKGITSHMNMLVVSMDRQFNIIEVNSAFTAAFGGKAEDYAGRNFFSIFPVEEDRLLFENALEKGEGYSYYGKSMPMDPHPEKADHLWDFNLIPITNEASISTGVVLTLMDVTDRMKELKIKN, from the coding sequence ATGGAGACTGAGAAATTAAAAGTGCTTCTTATCGAGGATAACCTCGGTGACGCCAGGCTGATCAGTGAAATGATAAGCGACGTGGCCGGAAGTAAAATTCAGATTGATCATGCCTTCAGGCTTTCAACGGGCCTCGAGAGGCTCTCAAAGTGCCAGTTTGACGCGATACTGCTGGACCTGGGACTGCCGGACAGCACGGGGCTGGACACGCTCAGGAAAGTGCACGCCAGGGCAGGCAGTGTGCCTATAATAATTATGACATACAACGAGGGGGAGGAAATTGGCCTTAAGGCCATGCAGACAGGCGCGCAGGATTACCTTATAAAGCTTCAGATAGACGGCGTACTTCTGGTGCGCTCGCTCAGGTATGCAATTGAGCGCATGAAAAGTGAAGAAAAGCTGATGGAAAGTGAAGACCGCTTCAGGGTTACATTCGAACAGGCGGCAGTTGGAATTGCGCACGTGGACTTAAACGGCAAATGGATCAGGGTGAACCAGAAGTTCTGCAGCATGATGGGTTATACGGTCTATGAGCTTCTCCTTCTTTCGATGGATGACGTGACATATCCGGCAGATATTCAGACGGTCCTTGAACTCAAGGAGAAACTTCTTTCAGGAGAAATTAAGTCCTGCACGCTGGAGAAAAGATTTCTGAGGAAAGATGGTTCGGTCCTGTGGGCGTCTTTGACGGCATCGCTATACTGCGGCCAGAACGGGGAAGCGAAATATTACATTATTGTTGCTGAAGATGTAACAGAGCGCAAGCATTCCGAAAGGAAGCATAGCGAAACAATACAGCTTCTTAAGGGCATCACCAGTCACATGAATATGCTTGTTGTCTCAATGGACAGGCAGTTTAACATTATAGAAGTAAACTCTGCTTTTACCGCAGCCTTTGGAGGCAAGGCAGAAGATTATGCCGGCCGGAATTTCTTCAGCATATTCCCAGTGGAAGAAGACAGGCTTCTTTTTGAGAATGCGCTTGAAAAGGGTGAAGGCTATTCCTATTACGGCAAAAGCATGCCTATGGATCCGCACCCTGAGAAGGCAGATCACCTCTGGGATTTCAATCTTATCCCGATTACAAACGAGGCAAGTATTTCAACCGGGGTGGTACTAACCCTCATGGATGTGACTGACAGGATGAAAGAATTAAAAATTAAAAATTAA
- a CDS encoding endonuclease/exonuclease/phosphatase family protein, with product MSIKLFELNIRHGGGKRIPQILKRIIGYNVDVIVLTEFRHNQNSDTIKNKLLDEGYRWQTTVPESRRTNTVFIASRLHFESVPLIDLPVECTEEQF from the coding sequence ATGAGTATTAAACTGTTTGAACTGAATATCAGGCATGGTGGCGGCAAACGAATTCCCCAAATCCTAAAAAGAATTATAGGATACAATGTTGATGTTATTGTCCTTACTGAGTTCAGACATAACCAGAATTCTGATACTATAAAAAATAAACTGCTTGACGAAGGCTACCGGTGGCAAACCACCGTACCGGAAAGCCGCAGGACGAACACAGTATTTATAGCCTCAAGGTTGCATTTCGAATCTGTACCTTTGATTGATCTGCCTGTTGAATGCACCGAAGAGCAGTTCTGA
- a CDS encoding DUF4065 domain-containing protein: protein MDRIVQCGLCDGQAELVTEKREREFRKEKFAISEHYYKCTACGEDFTTTELDEIDTLQVYNQYREKYKILFPVQIKSLREKFGLSAPKMSEILGFGINIYKNYEKGEVPNQSNATLLKLIQSPAEFKKLLEMKRELFDSHEYARVISYINSLIENEPECPAEISVLWNEAEIPNEYTGYTIPSFEKFANMVLYFLSIAQFKVRLNKLLFYADFLNFKYSGYSISGLRYQAIQMGPVVYRYGSNFDLLQENGYLEAGSVLIKDEYHEKFAGAKDFDESVFTKEELAILGGVYEKFKGFSTEELKEMSHKETGWINENQKKGFISYQKYGFDLNVNL from the coding sequence ATGGACAGGATAGTTCAATGCGGCTTATGTGACGGGCAGGCAGAGTTGGTTACAGAGAAAAGGGAAAGAGAGTTCAGGAAAGAAAAATTTGCAATTTCGGAACATTATTATAAGTGTACAGCCTGCGGTGAGGACTTTACAACCACAGAACTCGACGAGATTGATACTCTCCAGGTATACAATCAATACAGGGAAAAGTACAAAATTCTCTTCCCCGTTCAGATCAAATCCTTAAGAGAAAAGTTTGGGCTCTCGGCCCCAAAGATGTCGGAAATATTAGGTTTCGGCATTAACATATACAAGAATTATGAAAAAGGTGAAGTTCCCAATCAAAGCAACGCCACACTGCTGAAACTTATTCAGTCGCCAGCAGAGTTCAAAAAGCTTCTTGAAATGAAAAGAGAGCTGTTTGACAGCCACGAATACGCCAGGGTGATTTCTTACATAAACTCCCTTATTGAAAACGAGCCTGAATGTCCGGCTGAAATCAGCGTCTTATGGAATGAAGCAGAAATTCCGAATGAGTATACGGGATATACAATTCCCTCCTTTGAAAAGTTTGCAAACATGGTGCTTTACTTTTTAAGCATTGCACAATTCAAGGTCAGGCTGAATAAATTATTATTTTACGCCGACTTCCTTAATTTCAAGTACAGCGGGTATTCAATATCGGGTTTAAGATATCAGGCCATACAGATGGGACCCGTAGTTTACAGGTACGGTTCAAATTTCGATCTTCTGCAGGAGAACGGGTACCTGGAAGCCGGGTCGGTTTTAATTAAAGATGAGTATCACGAAAAATTTGCCGGGGCAAAGGATTTTGATGAAAGTGTTTTCACAAAAGAGGAGCTTGCAATTTTAGGCGGGGTATATGAAAAGTTCAAAGGATTTTCCACAGAAGAGTTAAAAGAGATGAGTCACAAAGAGACCGGCTGGATAAATGAAAACCAGAAGAAGGGTTTTATCAGCTATCAGAAGTACGGGTTTGATTTGAATGTAAATTTATAA
- a CDS encoding ATP-binding protein has product MANRGGVAGGRGYSYQYWFIAYQLGKMFFDQSMKIQAEANVVYSNADQENSKQNSASRNFIDDLIIYKKNEITSYNIKYIAPSETKWTSGRLSNQGVISQIKNQYKNNPSVKITFVSQSPCPLFSSIFPQLCECNSLKEIKLRVSAQSDFAELEKFKHYIGLNYEEIIELSKLVRFKRGYEQDEYINLIGNLFKGRITNESGIAYYLYQLAKDIGGRGIVDQEYLKKMLEKEGFCLLSSIDFSEIKKEFDNISRSLINWTNIFGKLSDSHKIREEVLKVIEWVDKPKEELRKPILLLTGKAGCGKTIILQDVVKKLKEKGKCILAIKIDLIGVTNYNELKLKLNLSDDLMKIVNTITEKEMCVVIIDQIDSLSLVLSNDRSSINFYFDFINRISNIKNLRIIISCRDYDLTYDPLLRHLDQQSRISIGELHDEEVKSVTDMLDINYDQIPKVLKKLIANPQNLNIFCTIYGKNIDLDSIHTLQDLYNEFWIKKILSIPEKSGEYVQLLEKIAIEMSEDQKLNVPKLIYEDEFTSALNYLLSEGILKEERNQLQFFHQSFFEYCFSRAFVKGRKNISEYVLEQHQGLFARSTIKNVLSYLRGVNLESYNENLIVLLTSPKVRFHIKLLILNLLGSEENVLPSEWEIIKNKVLTNNKDVKYFIESICTIEWFYYLDKEGFIMKFLNSCDNLLSRSCEWMIEYRLIESNPGPILKFLFSLENNERNNSIVYYTILYLKEWDNPIALQLFDRVRDYFFSRNQYHLSKTLSRITKISPTYAIKILNELITKKISSSEFRQSVDRNIIGYEIGETFEILAKEEPVLFLEFALPLIKDISEKTRLLELEGYYIDNAFFLHEEFDNLKTHWGLIKLASQLLFDNAKTPKIFKKFFEEYKDDYALSILYVLTEGLLCDPVCYLDEVFYLLIRENLIKHCDLKSGLKYNILKLLNQTYAYFDGSRQEQINLVILKSEDLRIHKGDLRKYKGASIFALLSSIPLSERNKYSHIRRIYYELERKFGQFQNMKPKPAQISWVGPPIPETAYFNMQLVDWENSFKKYNDRTGWDKGYQNKKGFQYGGLIEHSRMFGRCIKEDPDKFFPFLLDLKKETTANEYFAEALRGLLACKYDYKKIKELVTYLINFNNDKFLRTVIIDCIKYIDEFEILEPFLFTKICVYSIDFEENNNLEPEESINDSLQKGINTLQGYAVFTLVTLKSCAYYKKQILGTLSKIANCNNISVKCAAIANLHHLVNLDPEKIYEIYKRCSNDLNDDILINSVYLLGYYINEKFNYLKNHLRAIVRIKGSDRVRERQNYVGQIVMYLYIKNVRGAKKLLEELYNDSIDFQAGLLKQAIYNIPHQNDTALKKAETIFKKLLLSESHIIQNEYTYAFREFKPEDFNKLYNYILLYSKNKSGKGNRTDNRIFEYLLQCVGYEPKKCLDVLENLLETSNFDLQESSISDEPVQILIGAYNKLLLYSKESYCEKAMDIFDKLLQIPELQFSVRKVLESADYS; this is encoded by the coding sequence ATGGCAAATCGTGGTGGAGTAGCCGGTGGTAGGGGGTATAGCTACCAATACTGGTTTATTGCATACCAATTGGGGAAAATGTTTTTTGACCAGTCGATGAAAATACAGGCAGAAGCCAATGTCGTTTATTCCAACGCCGATCAAGAAAATTCCAAACAAAATAGTGCTAGTCGTAATTTTATTGATGATCTAATAATATATAAGAAGAATGAGATAACTTCCTATAATATTAAATATATCGCACCTTCTGAAACAAAATGGACTTCAGGCCGGTTGAGTAATCAAGGGGTGATTTCTCAAATCAAAAATCAATATAAGAATAATCCCAGCGTTAAAATTACCTTTGTAAGTCAAAGCCCTTGCCCCTTATTTAGCTCTATTTTCCCTCAACTTTGTGAATGCAACTCGCTTAAAGAAATAAAATTACGTGTTTCAGCACAAAGTGATTTTGCAGAATTAGAAAAGTTCAAACATTATATAGGCCTTAATTATGAGGAAATTATCGAATTATCAAAGCTCGTAAGATTTAAGCGTGGATATGAGCAAGATGAATATATAAATCTGATCGGAAATTTATTTAAAGGCAGGATTACAAATGAATCGGGAATTGCATATTATTTATATCAACTTGCTAAAGACATTGGAGGCAGGGGGATTGTTGATCAAGAATATTTAAAAAAGATGTTAGAGAAGGAGGGATTTTGCTTATTAAGTTCCATTGACTTTTCGGAAATTAAGAAAGAGTTTGATAATATTTCCCGCTCATTGATTAATTGGACAAATATTTTTGGGAAATTATCAGATTCGCATAAGATTAGAGAAGAAGTTTTAAAAGTTATTGAATGGGTTGATAAACCCAAAGAAGAACTTAGGAAACCGATATTACTATTAACAGGGAAAGCTGGTTGTGGAAAAACAATCATATTACAAGATGTTGTTAAGAAATTGAAAGAAAAAGGCAAATGTATACTGGCTATTAAAATAGATCTGATAGGTGTTACAAATTATAATGAATTAAAACTGAAATTAAATCTAAGTGATGATTTAATGAAAATTGTTAATACGATTACTGAAAAAGAAATGTGTGTTGTGATAATAGATCAAATTGATTCATTATCATTAGTCCTTTCAAATGATAGAAGTTCTATTAATTTTTACTTCGATTTTATAAACCGTATATCAAATATCAAAAATCTAAGAATAATTATTTCTTGTCGGGACTATGATTTAACTTATGATCCGTTATTAAGGCACTTAGATCAGCAATCTAGAATCTCAATAGGCGAATTGCATGATGAAGAAGTCAAGAGTGTTACAGATATGCTGGATATAAATTATGATCAAATTCCGAAAGTCCTAAAAAAGTTAATTGCCAACCCCCAGAATCTAAATATATTTTGTACAATTTATGGAAAAAATATAGATCTAGATTCAATACATACTTTGCAGGATTTGTACAATGAGTTCTGGATAAAAAAAATTCTTTCAATTCCTGAAAAATCAGGAGAGTATGTTCAACTTTTGGAGAAAATTGCTATTGAAATGTCAGAAGACCAAAAGTTAAATGTTCCGAAATTGATATATGAAGATGAATTTACCTCTGCATTAAATTATTTATTAAGCGAAGGAATTTTGAAAGAGGAAAGAAATCAGCTGCAATTTTTTCATCAGTCATTCTTTGAGTATTGTTTCTCAAGAGCGTTTGTAAAAGGGCGGAAGAATATATCGGAATATGTTTTAGAACAGCATCAAGGCCTGTTTGCTAGATCAACAATAAAAAATGTTTTAAGTTATTTAAGAGGAGTCAATCTAGAATCGTATAACGAAAACCTAATTGTATTACTTACTTCCCCAAAAGTACGATTTCATATAAAATTACTCATACTTAATCTATTGGGGTCGGAAGAAAATGTGCTCCCATCTGAATGGGAAATCATTAAAAACAAAGTATTAACCAATAATAAGGATGTAAAGTATTTTATTGAGTCCATTTGCACTATTGAGTGGTTTTATTATCTCGATAAAGAGGGATTTATCATGAAATTTCTTAACAGTTGCGATAATTTGTTAAGTCGCTCATGTGAATGGATGATAGAATACAGGCTGATTGAAAGCAATCCGGGTCCCATCCTGAAATTTCTATTCTCCTTAGAGAATAATGAACGAAACAATAGTATTGTATATTATACAATACTATATCTTAAAGAATGGGATAATCCAATAGCATTACAACTATTTGATAGAGTAAGGGATTACTTCTTTTCAAGAAATCAATACCATTTATCTAAAACGTTATCTCGAATTACTAAAATATCGCCAACTTATGCAATAAAAATTCTCAATGAACTTATAACTAAAAAAATATCATCTTCTGAGTTTAGACAATCTGTTGATAGAAATATTATAGGATATGAGATAGGTGAAACCTTTGAAATATTAGCAAAGGAAGAACCAGTTTTGTTTTTGGAATTTGCATTACCATTGATAAAAGATATTTCAGAAAAGACCAGACTATTGGAATTAGAAGGTTATTACATAGATAATGCATTTTTCCTTCACGAAGAATTTGATAACTTAAAAACACACTGGGGTTTGATAAAACTTGCATCCCAACTTCTATTTGATAATGCAAAAACTCCAAAAATATTTAAAAAATTCTTTGAGGAATATAAAGATGATTATGCATTAAGTATTTTGTATGTACTAACTGAAGGACTTCTTTGTGATCCCGTTTGTTATTTGGATGAAGTATTTTATCTGCTTATAAGAGAAAATTTAATTAAGCATTGTGATCTAAAATCAGGATTAAAATACAATATTTTAAAATTATTAAATCAAACCTATGCCTATTTTGATGGTAGTAGACAAGAACAAATCAACTTAGTCATTTTAAAATCAGAGGATCTAAGAATTCATAAAGGTGACTTAAGAAAGTATAAGGGAGCCAGTATATTTGCACTACTTTCATCCATCCCCTTATCCGAACGAAATAAATATTCCCACATTAGAAGAATATATTATGAATTGGAAAGAAAATTTGGACAATTTCAAAATATGAAACCAAAACCCGCTCAGATTTCGTGGGTGGGACCTCCTATTCCTGAAACGGCATACTTTAATATGCAATTGGTGGACTGGGAAAATTCATTTAAAAAATATAATGATAGAACTGGATGGGATAAAGGCTATCAAAATAAAAAAGGTTTTCAATATGGTGGGTTAATTGAGCATTCAAGAATGTTTGGTAGATGCATAAAAGAAGACCCCGATAAATTCTTCCCATTTTTGCTTGATCTCAAGAAGGAAACAACTGCAAATGAATACTTTGCGGAGGCTTTACGCGGATTGTTAGCATGTAAATACGATTATAAAAAAATAAAAGAATTGGTGACTTACCTAATTAATTTTAATAATGATAAGTTTCTTCGAACGGTAATTATAGATTGTATCAAATACATAGATGAATTTGAGATCTTAGAGCCATTTCTCTTTACAAAGATATGTGTTTATTCCATCGACTTTGAAGAAAATAATAATTTGGAGCCGGAAGAAAGTATAAATGACTCCTTACAAAAAGGAATCAACACATTACAAGGCTATGCTGTGTTTACTCTTGTTACACTTAAGAGTTGTGCATATTATAAAAAACAGATTTTGGGAACATTGAGTAAAATAGCAAATTGTAACAATATTTCTGTGAAATGTGCAGCAATAGCTAATCTACATCATTTGGTAAATCTAGATCCAGAAAAAATTTATGAAATTTACAAAAGGTGTTCAAACGACTTAAATGACGATATATTAATAAATTCAGTTTATTTGTTAGGCTACTATATAAATGAGAAATTCAACTATTTGAAAAACCACCTTAGAGCTATTGTTAGGATTAAAGGAAGTGATAGGGTGAGAGAAAGACAAAATTATGTTGGCCAAATCGTAATGTATTTATATATCAAAAACGTTAGGGGTGCTAAAAAATTACTGGAAGAATTGTATAATGACTCGATTGATTTTCAAGCGGGTTTATTAAAACAGGCAATTTATAATATTCCACATCAAAATGACACTGCATTAAAGAAAGCAGAAACTATATTCAAGAAATTGTTATTATCCGAATCCCACATAATACAAAATGAATATACATATGCTTTTAGAGAATTTAAACCTGAGGATTTTAATAAGCTATATAATTACATATTACTCTATTCAAAAAATAAGTCGGGAAAAGGTAATAGAACAGATAATCGAATATTTGAGTATTTATTGCAATGTGTTGGATATGAACCTAAAAAATGTCTGGATGTTTTAGAAAATTTATTAGAAACGAGTAATTTTGATCTTCAGGAAAGTTCCATTTCTGATGAACCTGTACAAATATTAATAGGAGCATATAATAAATTGCTGCTTTATTCCAAGGAGTCCTATTGTGAAAAAGCAATGGATATCTTTGATAAATTGTTACAAATTCCGGAACTTCAATTCAGTGTACGTAAAGTCTTAGAAAGTGCGGATTATAGCTGA
- a CDS encoding ImmA/IrrE family metallo-endopeptidase: protein MQSKLAIKKAAIEFRELKGFGSCDSIDTHKLLKDNNVITVFRKLDPDFSGMALKADEMNFILINASHSIGRQNFTILHEMYHLFIQTSFSSMLCNAGAFDKQQGIEYEADWFAVNALMPEQGILERIPASELKKNISLATILDIEQYFACSRSALLIQLKEMNLITSEQFHEFKNKVKYNAKLYGYDTALYNEGNDGMVIGDYGLKARTLFEREFISESNYASLMREIGIDVDSEESE, encoded by the coding sequence ATGCAGTCAAAGCTGGCTATTAAGAAGGCCGCAATTGAGTTCAGGGAACTAAAAGGATTTGGATCCTGTGATTCAATAGACACACATAAATTGCTGAAAGACAATAATGTGATTACAGTTTTCAGAAAACTGGACCCCGACTTCTCCGGAATGGCTCTAAAAGCAGATGAAATGAATTTCATCCTGATCAATGCATCCCATTCAATAGGCCGGCAGAACTTTACAATTTTGCATGAGATGTACCATCTTTTTATACAGACAAGCTTCAGCTCTATGTTATGTAATGCCGGTGCATTTGATAAGCAACAGGGCATTGAGTATGAAGCCGACTGGTTTGCGGTCAATGCTTTAATGCCTGAGCAGGGAATACTCGAACGAATTCCCGCTTCCGAACTGAAGAAAAACATCTCTCTTGCAACAATATTAGACATCGAACAATATTTCGCATGCTCACGCTCGGCTTTACTAATTCAATTGAAGGAAATGAATCTTATTACATCAGAGCAGTTCCATGAATTCAAAAATAAGGTAAAGTATAATGCGAAGCTTTATGGGTATGATACTGCATTGTATAATGAAGGCAATGATGGCATGGTAATAGGCGATTACGGGCTAAAGGCCAGAACCCTGTTTGAAAGGGAATTTATTTCGGAATCAAACTATGCTTCATTAATGCGGGAAATCGGAATAGATGTTGATTCTGAGGAAAGTGAGTAA
- a CDS encoding NTP transferase domain-containing protein produces the protein MELKEVPGSVQGMVEELSSRFNYNYKEVAIILAAGHGKRIKSHTSKMLHEIWGVPTVERVYNACRKALNGLNILLVVGIKAKDVMQVIGKRESTLFAFQEQQNGTGHALQVALEKIVPEKYEGTVYVLPGDMGLIDAETIAMFRDEFRHSESDMMVLTGIYSGDPKLNSYGRIVRVKETDADGNHSGDDCGKVIEIIEHKDILHLDENKPYELFYNNRKYCYSKEELIKNNEFNSGVYAFDYKKLIGLVSKLSSNNVQKEIYITDLIDLFNKSGYSVNAVSPKQQYVLMGFNNKSVLREMEAVARENAYEKLKDVIEIADPEDFFIDESVIEDILEMDSKGIPLDIKIGKGVYIGKGVKLNYNLTLKKNAFVNCNVTFGKNVTIWENVHMSCFPHQTFIVGDNVEVLWGDIIKGNIIIGDNSVIESSVNMTGSDENPLVIGKNVLIKGTSYIFGSIIEDEIFIEHSVLIRKKVERLYKKDGSLQKVRFYLPMPEGADTIEDL, from the coding sequence ATGGAATTGAAAGAAGTACCAGGAAGCGTTCAGGGAATGGTTGAGGAACTCTCATCCAGGTTCAATTACAATTATAAGGAAGTTGCCATTATCCTGGCAGCAGGCCACGGTAAAAGAATTAAATCGCATACCTCAAAAATGCTTCATGAGATCTGGGGCGTTCCGACTGTTGAAAGAGTTTACAACGCCTGCCGCAAGGCATTAAACGGACTGAATATTCTTCTAGTCGTTGGCATTAAAGCCAAAGACGTAATGCAGGTGATAGGTAAAAGGGAAAGTACACTCTTTGCTTTCCAGGAACAGCAGAACGGTACAGGACACGCTTTGCAGGTGGCCTTAGAGAAAATTGTTCCTGAAAAATACGAAGGCACCGTCTACGTTCTGCCGGGCGACATGGGACTTATTGACGCTGAGACAATTGCAATGTTCAGGGACGAATTCCGCCACTCGGAAAGCGACATGATGGTCCTAACCGGCATCTATTCAGGCGACCCTAAACTAAACAGCTACGGCAGAATTGTCCGCGTTAAGGAAACCGATGCCGACGGCAACCATTCTGGCGATGACTGCGGAAAGGTAATTGAAATTATTGAGCACAAGGACATACTCCACCTCGACGAGAATAAACCTTACGAGCTTTTCTATAACAACAGGAAATACTGCTATTCAAAAGAAGAGCTAATAAAAAATAACGAGTTCAATTCGGGCGTTTATGCATTCGACTATAAAAAACTCATCGGCCTGGTTTCAAAACTGAGCAGCAATAACGTCCAGAAAGAAATTTATATTACAGACCTGATAGACCTTTTCAACAAGAGCGGCTACTCTGTTAACGCCGTAAGCCCGAAACAGCAGTACGTCCTTATGGGCTTTAACAATAAGTCGGTCCTGAGGGAAATGGAAGCCGTGGCGCGTGAAAACGCGTATGAAAAACTTAAGGACGTAATTGAGATAGCAGACCCCGAAGATTTCTTTATCGATGAAAGCGTTATTGAAGATATTCTGGAAATGGACAGCAAGGGTATTCCGCTTGATATTAAAATCGGCAAGGGGGTTTATATAGGCAAAGGCGTAAAGCTGAACTATAACCTTACGCTGAAGAAAAACGCTTTTGTCAACTGCAACGTAACTTTCGGCAAAAACGTCACCATCTGGGAAAACGTGCACATGTCGTGCTTCCCGCACCAGACATTCATCGTTGGAGATAACGTCGAAGTCCTCTGGGGAGACATTATTAAGGGAAACATTATAATCGGCGACAACTCCGTTATAGAATCAAGCGTTAACATGACAGGCAGCGATGAAAACCCGCTGGTAATAGGGAAAAATGTTCTTATTAAAGGAACGAGCTACATATTCGGTTCAATAATTGAAGACGAGATCTTTATCGAACACAGCGTGCTTATAAGAAAGAAAGTGGAAAGGTTATACAAGAAAGACGGCAGCCTGCAGAAGGTAAGGTTCTATCTCCCGATGCCTGAAGGAGCAGATACTATAGAAGACCTGTAA
- a CDS encoding NAD-dependent deacylase: MKTFRRDFLEVLKEAENVVFFTGAGISAESGISTFRGTDGIWNKLKPEELANFDAFLKNPDRVWDWYQYRRHIIDNSKPNPAHLAIAEMQDYFKSLSVVTQNVDNLHRRAGSRTVYELHGNIERNYCIECKTPYNSPEFASGGKVPRCEKCGGLIRPDIVWFGEMLPEEDFSMSEKAAEKCDVMFAVGTSAVVYPAARIPLLARRFGAYLVEINLEETELSPLANYVLLGKAGEILPGILEEVKKFKGEKPENG, encoded by the coding sequence GTGAAAACTTTCAGGAGGGATTTTCTTGAGGTGTTAAAAGAAGCCGAAAATGTGGTCTTCTTTACCGGTGCCGGCATCTCTGCTGAAAGCGGTATCTCAACATTCCGCGGCACAGATGGCATATGGAATAAACTTAAACCCGAGGAACTGGCCAATTTCGACGCGTTCCTTAAAAATCCAGACCGCGTGTGGGACTGGTACCAGTACAGAAGGCATATAATAGATAACTCAAAGCCGAATCCGGCCCACCTGGCCATTGCAGAAATGCAGGATTACTTCAAAAGCCTTAGCGTTGTAACACAGAACGTGGATAACCTGCACAGGCGCGCAGGCAGCCGCACGGTTTATGAGCTTCACGGCAATATTGAAAGAAATTACTGCATTGAGTGCAAAACACCGTACAATTCGCCTGAATTTGCTTCGGGCGGTAAAGTGCCCAGGTGTGAAAAATGCGGGGGGCTCATAAGGCCCGACATCGTATGGTTCGGGGAGATGCTGCCGGAGGAGGATTTTTCGATGTCCGAAAAAGCCGCCGAAAAATGTGACGTTATGTTTGCCGTCGGGACTTCGGCTGTTGTTTACCCTGCGGCCAGAATTCCCCTGCTGGCCAGAAGGTTTGGGGCGTACCTGGTGGAGATAAACCTGGAGGAAACTGAGCTTTCACCCCTTGCAAACTACGTCCTCCTTGGCAAGGCAGGCGAAATACTGCCCGGAATACTTGAAGAGGTCAAAAAATTTAAGGGGGAAAAGCCCGAAAACGGCTGA